One part of the Streptomyces lydicus genome encodes these proteins:
- a CDS encoding cation diffusion facilitator family transporter has translation MTDDEESGADARTAVTVFVALGANLVIALAKLIGGLFAGSPALLSEAAHSVADSLNELFLLASLKRSARKPDAEHPFGYGKERYFWSLLAAVGIFVMGGCFSFFQGIEALRSGHAESRAGYTAGLIVLAVALLAEGASLLRALAQVHGQARAAGTGMLTAIRTGDDPALRTVLAEDATACFGVLVAMAGMGLHLVTGAAQWEAGASLVIGALLMFVAYQLAEASRGALIGEAVDPALRQAMHEYLDRQPEIDTVTGLLTMRLGPGSMLVAARIDLCGGLDSEEVEEVLVRVKRGMREEWPTADQIFLDVTEASPGDRARARRERRELDETVVAERRRAEGRRDD, from the coding sequence TTGACGGACGACGAAGAGAGCGGGGCGGACGCCCGGACCGCGGTCACGGTTTTCGTGGCGCTCGGCGCCAATCTGGTGATTGCCCTGGCAAAACTGATCGGCGGGCTTTTCGCCGGGTCCCCCGCGCTGCTTTCCGAGGCCGCGCATTCGGTCGCGGACAGTCTCAACGAGCTGTTTCTGCTGGCCTCCCTGAAACGCAGCGCACGGAAACCGGATGCCGAGCACCCCTTCGGCTACGGCAAGGAGCGCTATTTCTGGTCCTTGCTCGCCGCCGTCGGAATTTTCGTCATGGGCGGCTGCTTCTCCTTCTTCCAGGGCATCGAGGCGCTGCGCTCGGGCCACGCGGAGAGCCGGGCGGGCTACACGGCCGGGCTGATCGTGCTGGCCGTGGCGCTGCTCGCCGAGGGCGCCTCGCTGCTGCGCGCCCTGGCCCAGGTCCACGGGCAGGCGCGGGCGGCCGGGACCGGCATGCTGACGGCGATCCGTACCGGCGACGATCCCGCGCTGCGGACGGTGCTGGCCGAGGACGCCACCGCCTGCTTCGGGGTGCTGGTGGCCATGGCCGGCATGGGGCTGCACCTGGTCACCGGCGCGGCGCAGTGGGAGGCCGGGGCGTCGCTGGTCATCGGGGCGCTGCTGATGTTCGTCGCCTATCAACTCGCCGAGGCGTCGCGCGGGGCGCTCATCGGTGAGGCGGTCGATCCGGCACTGCGCCAGGCGATGCACGAATACCTCGACCGGCAGCCGGAGATCGACACGGTGACGGGCCTGCTGACGATGCGGCTGGGCCCCGGCTCGATGCTGGTCGCGGCCCGGATCGACCTCTGCGGCGGGCTGGACAGCGAGGAGGTCGAGGAGGTGCTGGTGCGGGTCAAGAGGGGGATGCGGGAGGAGTGGCCGACCGCCGACCAGATCTTCCTGGACGTCACCGAGGCGTCGCCGGGGGACCGGGCGCGGGCCCGGCGGGAGCGCCGGGAGCTCGACGAGACGGTGGTCGCCGAGCGGCGGCGCGCGGAGGGGCGGCGGGACGACTGA
- a CDS encoding endonuclease, which translates to MTPRGGQRGIARTLLERHGKTFAEEAGIRLKDTPQPLYQTLVLAALLSARIRASVAVAAARALFDAGLRTPRRMTGATWQQRVDALGEGGYRRYDERTATQLGDGARLLLDRYGGDLRRMRDAADGTADALRAALQEVPGIGPAGAGIFLREVQAVWTGLAPCLDPKALQGAERLGLPGEAGKLARLVGKDESAAFASALVRAALDASVVDDVLRAADA; encoded by the coding sequence ATGACACCCCGGGGCGGGCAGCGGGGCATTGCCCGGACTCTCCTGGAGAGGCACGGCAAGACCTTTGCGGAAGAGGCCGGAATCCGCCTGAAGGACACCCCGCAGCCGCTGTACCAGACGCTGGTGCTGGCTGCCCTGCTCAGTGCGCGGATCCGGGCGTCGGTGGCCGTGGCGGCCGCCCGCGCCCTGTTCGACGCGGGCCTGCGCACCCCGCGGCGGATGACCGGCGCGACCTGGCAGCAGCGGGTCGACGCCCTGGGCGAGGGCGGCTACCGGCGCTACGACGAGCGCACCGCCACCCAGCTCGGTGACGGTGCCCGGCTGCTGCTGGACCGCTACGGCGGTGATCTGCGGCGGATGCGGGACGCGGCGGACGGTACCGCCGACGCGCTGCGCGCCGCCCTCCAGGAGGTGCCCGGCATCGGGCCCGCCGGCGCCGGCATCTTCCTGCGCGAGGTACAGGCCGTCTGGACCGGTCTCGCCCCCTGCCTCGACCCCAAGGCCCTGCAGGGCGCCGAGCGGCTCGGCCTGCCCGGGGAGGCCGGCAAGCTGGCGCGGCTGGTCGGCAAGGACGAGAGCGCCGCCTTCGCCTCGGCACTGGTGCGCGCGGCGCTGGACGCGTCCGTCGTGGACGACGTACTGAGGGCGGCGGACGCCTGA
- a CDS encoding complex I subunit 5 family protein, producing MTVARMLPLIVAVPLFGAAVLVGAGRRLPRPAAEVLGLVFAAGTAALALAASAALPSATARPVEWLGGWRPHGGVSVGIVLVGDRTGLGLATLVSLLVPAALAYAWRYFDEPPRRHAGSFPALVLLFQAGMCGFALTGDLFNAFVFFELMGVVAYALTGYRVEEARAVQGGLVFGVVNSLGGYTTLLGIGLLYARTGELGLAQIGRALDARPGGPDALVIAAFVLVATGLLVKAAAVPFHFWLADAHAVAPTPVCMLLSGVMVELGVYGTARVYWTAFAGPGGIPAPDAHRALLALGVLTAVLGAAMCWQQRHLKRLLAYSTVAHTGLFLIGLAVLTPEGIGGVALYVLAHAGVKAALFACVGVLLDRFGSVDEYELHGKGRELPWLAGMFGTGGLALAGLPPFGTALGKAVTEEAAGGWATALFVVVSAVTGGAVLRAGARVFLGLGSRPPGSPEETTGEGEEPETRRLLARIPDSMLLAPTVLLACALAVGLVPGLRSAVGGAADAFTDHAGYLAAVLDGRATEPAPTPAPHWTTPGVVWGLLASVLAVVLALLAVQRPVAGEPVRWTVPLRRLHSGHVGDYVAWFLAGVTLLAALLV from the coding sequence GTGACCGTCGCCCGGATGCTGCCGCTGATCGTGGCCGTGCCCCTGTTCGGCGCCGCGGTGCTCGTCGGGGCGGGCCGGCGGCTGCCGCGCCCGGCCGCCGAGGTGCTGGGCCTGGTGTTCGCCGCGGGCACCGCGGCGCTCGCGCTGGCCGCGTCCGCCGCCCTGCCGTCGGCCACCGCGCGGCCCGTCGAGTGGCTGGGCGGCTGGCGGCCGCACGGCGGGGTGAGCGTGGGGATCGTGCTGGTCGGCGACCGGACCGGTCTCGGCCTCGCCACGCTGGTCTCGCTGCTGGTGCCGGCCGCACTCGCCTACGCCTGGCGGTACTTCGACGAGCCACCGCGCCGGCACGCCGGCTCCTTCCCGGCCCTGGTGCTGCTCTTCCAGGCGGGCATGTGCGGCTTCGCGCTCACCGGCGACCTGTTCAACGCGTTCGTCTTCTTCGAGCTGATGGGTGTCGTCGCGTACGCGCTGACCGGCTACCGCGTCGAGGAGGCCCGCGCCGTCCAGGGCGGCCTGGTCTTCGGGGTCGTCAACTCCCTCGGCGGCTACACCACCTTGCTGGGCATCGGCCTGCTCTACGCCCGGACGGGGGAGCTGGGCCTGGCCCAGATCGGCCGGGCGCTCGACGCCCGCCCCGGCGGCCCGGACGCCCTGGTGATCGCCGCGTTCGTCCTGGTCGCCACCGGCCTGCTGGTCAAGGCCGCCGCGGTGCCGTTCCACTTCTGGCTCGCCGACGCGCACGCGGTCGCCCCGACACCGGTGTGCATGCTGCTGTCGGGGGTGATGGTGGAGCTGGGCGTGTACGGCACGGCTCGCGTCTACTGGACGGCCTTCGCCGGCCCGGGCGGCATCCCCGCGCCCGACGCGCACCGGGCGCTGCTGGCCCTGGGGGTGCTGACGGCCGTACTGGGCGCGGCGATGTGCTGGCAGCAGCGCCACCTCAAGCGGCTGCTCGCCTACTCCACGGTCGCGCACACCGGACTGTTCCTGATCGGGCTGGCGGTGCTCACGCCGGAGGGCATCGGCGGTGTCGCGCTGTACGTGCTCGCGCACGCCGGGGTGAAGGCGGCGCTGTTCGCCTGTGTGGGGGTCCTGCTGGACCGGTTCGGCAGCGTCGACGAGTACGAGCTGCACGGCAAGGGGCGGGAACTCCCCTGGCTGGCGGGGATGTTCGGGACCGGCGGGCTGGCCCTCGCCGGGCTGCCGCCGTTCGGCACCGCGCTGGGCAAGGCGGTCACCGAGGAGGCGGCGGGCGGCTGGGCCACCGCGCTGTTCGTGGTGGTCTCCGCGGTCACCGGCGGCGCGGTGCTCCGGGCCGGCGCCCGGGTGTTCCTGGGTCTCGGCAGCCGCCCGCCCGGCAGTCCGGAGGAGACGACCGGGGAGGGCGAGGAGCCGGAGACCCGGCGGCTGCTCGCGCGGATCCCGGACTCGATGCTCCTGGCGCCGACCGTGCTGCTGGCCTGCGCCCTGGCGGTGGGGCTGGTCCCGGGGCTGCGCTCCGCCGTCGGCGGGGCCGCCGACGCCTTCACCGACCACGCCGGCTACCTCGCGGCCGTGCTGGACGGCCGGGCCACCGAGCCCGCGCCGACGCCCGCACCGCACTGGACGACACCCGGCGTGGTGTGGGGCCTGCTGGCCTCCGTCCTGGCCGTGGTGCTGGCGCTGCTGGCCGTCCAGCGGCCGGTGGCCGGGGAACCGGTCCGCTGGACGGTCCCGCTGCGCCGGCTGCACTCGGGGCACGTGGGTGACTACGTCGCCTGGTTCCTGGCCGGCGTCACCCTGCTGGCGGCGCTGCTCGTCTGA
- a CDS encoding sodium:proton antiporter translates to MSVLPYLCAGWLFLIGCYGLATSRNLIHAVGCLAVCQSATYVLLLAVGYRHGGTAPVFSDIAPGSRPVVDPVVQALTLTDIVIGATVTALLLALVIQIAKRHRTVDPDELSELRG, encoded by the coding sequence ATGAGTGTGCTGCCGTATCTGTGCGCGGGCTGGCTGTTCCTGATCGGCTGCTACGGGCTGGCGACCAGCCGCAACCTCATCCACGCGGTGGGCTGCCTCGCGGTCTGCCAGTCCGCCACGTACGTGCTGCTGCTCGCCGTCGGCTACCGGCACGGCGGCACCGCTCCGGTCTTCTCCGACATCGCGCCGGGCTCCCGGCCCGTCGTCGACCCCGTCGTGCAGGCCCTGACCCTCACCGACATCGTCATCGGGGCGACCGTCACCGCGCTGCTGCTCGCCCTGGTCATCCAGATCGCCAAGCGGCACCGGACGGTGGATCCCGATGAGCTCTCGGAGCTGCGGGGGTGA